A single Corallococcus silvisoli DNA region contains:
- a CDS encoding DUF4912 domain-containing protein, protein MDERKGVTVSYLRELARKYLRQGSGTSRGREFVASLAERIPALGRLARMAGLGTSQRGSGDVKGEARTLDSRREDSGPVHAAPAESVPLPPAEASGSHARELSEEPITQPSGGPRTQPARVVTFPAREKARRDPDDEDTLSLGPEVATPRPSSARDGVAPDAPASPASEPPHAAEPLVEGFFVTRMAGPDEARRHHLLEEQSPRLPPADASPEREEHLGVLPLDYQDDAMVLLARDPHTLFAFWDFSDATRGRALDGLPSPRAVLKVFDGEGVSREVDFALESRSFYLQGLSPGRTYRVEAHFVGADGRSRRIGQSSNRATLPPAGPSEDTSIRFLRMPPPVEERQHAEAGPEAASTRVPGVQEREYVTWRRVSLPGSGGVMDVPEVHRERTEAYVDAPRVPGASDQRYAEADHLDVPRAPGASDQRYEAVARMGETKLGGGEVLAPSRAPGASDQRYLSVERVPGASDQLAGAPARHPYLEVARATGASEQRYGQTLLPGGVSAYRYLEVPRAAGASEQRYVEGRGAQAYLDVPRAPGASDQRYLTVSAVPGASDRQYLEVPRAPGASDQRYLTVPRAVGASEQRYPSVDRAVGALDQQYQAVPLVTGASDQQSLSVERATGASGTPSAPRAPESASSSQGEALEARDLPLARPVPVSGAEARSPGPASAPEPEAPRDPWALSIARGPTASEQRALDKAREAAEAARRAPPAPGSSSAAPARSEAPVAPSAAPVKEAAPTTAKSSAPPEPPKNPPEPSSPGSKSSSRSRSSRRGRK, encoded by the coding sequence ATGGATGAGCGGAAGGGCGTCACCGTGAGCTACCTGCGGGAACTGGCCCGGAAATACCTCCGGCAAGGGTCCGGCACGTCCCGGGGCCGGGAGTTCGTCGCCTCGCTGGCCGAGCGCATTCCCGCCCTGGGGCGGCTCGCGCGCATGGCGGGGCTGGGCACGTCCCAGCGTGGCTCGGGGGACGTGAAGGGTGAAGCGAGGACGCTGGATTCCAGACGGGAGGATTCCGGCCCCGTGCACGCCGCGCCTGCCGAGTCCGTGCCGCTGCCTCCGGCCGAGGCCTCGGGATCACATGCACGAGAACTTTCCGAGGAGCCCATCACGCAGCCCAGTGGCGGGCCCAGGACGCAGCCCGCGCGGGTGGTGACGTTCCCGGCCCGGGAGAAGGCTCGCCGGGACCCGGATGACGAGGACACGCTGTCGCTCGGCCCCGAGGTCGCGACTCCGCGCCCGTCGAGCGCTCGCGATGGCGTCGCTCCGGATGCGCCCGCTTCGCCCGCGAGCGAGCCGCCCCATGCGGCCGAGCCGCTGGTGGAGGGCTTCTTCGTGACGAGGATGGCGGGGCCAGATGAGGCGCGCCGCCACCACCTCCTGGAGGAGCAGTCGCCGCGCTTGCCGCCGGCTGACGCGTCGCCCGAGCGGGAAGAGCACCTGGGCGTGTTGCCCCTGGACTACCAGGACGACGCGATGGTGCTGCTCGCGCGAGATCCTCACACGCTGTTCGCCTTCTGGGACTTCAGCGACGCGACCCGGGGTCGGGCGCTCGACGGCTTGCCGTCGCCTCGCGCCGTATTGAAGGTGTTCGACGGTGAAGGCGTGTCGCGCGAGGTGGACTTCGCGCTGGAGTCGCGCAGCTTCTACCTTCAGGGCCTGTCGCCCGGGCGCACGTACCGGGTGGAGGCGCACTTCGTCGGCGCCGATGGCCGGTCGCGCCGCATCGGGCAGTCCTCGAACCGGGCCACGCTGCCGCCCGCGGGGCCGTCAGAGGATACGTCCATCCGGTTCCTGCGCATGCCTCCGCCAGTCGAGGAGCGACAGCACGCGGAGGCGGGTCCGGAGGCGGCGTCCACGCGAGTACCAGGTGTCCAGGAGCGCGAATACGTGACCTGGCGCCGGGTGTCGCTGCCGGGGAGCGGGGGCGTGATGGACGTGCCGGAGGTCCACCGCGAGCGCACGGAAGCTTATGTCGATGCGCCGCGAGTCCCGGGCGCGTCGGATCAGCGCTACGCGGAAGCGGATCATCTCGACGTGCCGCGTGCACCGGGGGCTTCGGATCAACGGTACGAGGCCGTGGCGCGGATGGGAGAGACGAAGCTCGGCGGGGGCGAGGTGCTGGCGCCGTCGCGTGCGCCAGGGGCGTCGGATCAGCGCTACCTGTCCGTGGAGCGAGTGCCGGGTGCTTCGGACCAGCTCGCTGGAGCACCGGCCCGCCACCCGTATCTGGAGGTGGCTCGTGCGACCGGTGCCTCGGAACAGCGGTACGGGCAGACGCTGCTTCCTGGAGGCGTGTCGGCGTACCGCTATCTGGAGGTGCCTCGCGCCGCGGGGGCTTCCGAGCAGCGGTACGTGGAGGGGCGGGGAGCCCAGGCGTATCTCGATGTCCCGCGGGCGCCGGGTGCTTCGGACCAGCGCTATCTCACGGTGTCTGCCGTGCCCGGGGCTTCGGACCGGCAGTATCTGGAGGTGCCGCGCGCACCGGGGGCTTCGGACCAAAGGTATCTGACCGTTCCCCGCGCGGTGGGGGCGTCGGAGCAGCGCTACCCGTCCGTGGATCGAGCGGTGGGGGCGTTGGATCAGCAATACCAGGCCGTGCCCCTGGTGACGGGCGCTTCGGATCAGCAGTCCCTGTCCGTGGAGCGGGCGACGGGGGCAAGCGGGACTCCGAGCGCGCCACGCGCACCCGAGTCCGCATCCTCTTCACAGGGCGAGGCACTCGAGGCGAGGGACCTCCCGCTGGCGCGCCCTGTCCCCGTCAGCGGGGCCGAGGCACGCTCGCCGGGGCCCGCGTCAGCCCCGGAGCCGGAGGCGCCTCGGGACCCGTGGGCCTTGAGCATCGCGCGAGGCCCCACCGCGTCCGAGCAGCGCGCCCTGGACAAGGCGCGCGAGGCCGCCGAGGCGGCGCGAAGGGCTCCTCCGGCGCCAGGGAGTTCGAGCGCCGCGCCCGCGCGAAGCGAAGCGCCCGTGGCTCCGAGTGCCGCGCCTGTGAAGGAGGCGGCTCCCACGACCGCGAAGTCGTCCGCGCCTCCCGAGCCGCCGAAGAATCCGCCGGAGCCTTCGTCCCCGGGCTCCAAGTCCTCCTCCCGGTCCCGGTCTTCGCGCCGTGGACGTAAGTGA
- a CDS encoding glycoside hydrolase family 57 protein, giving the protein MSLGSLALVLHAHLPFVRHPEYEDFLEEDWLYEAISETYLPLLRVFDALVEDRVPFRVTMTLSPTLVSMLNDELLRERYARRLELLCELGAREVHRTRDDATFHPLAVFHRDHFESLRLAYHNQYRRDLVAAFRRLQDSGHLDILTCNATHGFLPLMQQTPEAVRAQVTVAANHYRQNFGRDPSGIWLAECGYYPGLERILAAERIRYFFVDTHALTDASPRPLHGPYAPIFTEPGVAAFARDPESSQQVWSTEHGYPGDPVYREFYRDIGWDLDQDYIRPFVQPTGDRKNTGFKYFRITGKTNDKQPYDPAAARERAWVHASNFLFNRERQFEHLASRMNGRKPVVVAPYDAELFGHWWFEGPHFIDALIRQAARNPSRLQLISPLDDLREHPENQVATPPLSSWGAGGYANMWLDGTNDWIYRHLNHCARQMVELARDFPDAPPLTRRALNQAARELLLAQSSDWAFIMKTGTMVDYAVRRTKEHLQRFLRLHDQVRAGTVDASWLSHVEGRDNLFPELDYRVYQPG; this is encoded by the coding sequence ATGAGCCTGGGCTCCCTCGCGCTGGTCCTTCACGCGCACCTCCCGTTCGTCCGCCACCCCGAGTACGAGGACTTCCTCGAGGAGGACTGGCTCTACGAAGCCATCTCCGAGACGTACCTGCCGCTGCTGCGCGTGTTCGACGCGCTGGTCGAGGACCGCGTCCCGTTCCGCGTGACGATGACGCTGTCGCCCACGCTCGTCTCCATGCTCAACGACGAGCTGCTGCGGGAGCGCTACGCCCGGCGGTTGGAGCTGCTTTGCGAGCTCGGCGCCCGCGAGGTGCACCGCACCCGGGATGACGCCACCTTCCACCCGCTGGCCGTCTTCCACCGCGACCACTTCGAATCGCTGCGCCTCGCGTACCACAACCAGTACCGGCGCGATCTGGTGGCCGCGTTCCGCAGGCTCCAGGACTCCGGCCACCTGGACATCCTCACCTGCAACGCGACCCATGGCTTCCTGCCGCTGATGCAGCAGACGCCCGAGGCCGTGCGCGCCCAGGTGACGGTGGCGGCGAACCACTACCGCCAGAACTTCGGCCGCGATCCCTCGGGCATCTGGCTGGCGGAGTGCGGCTACTACCCGGGCCTGGAGCGCATCCTCGCAGCCGAGCGCATCCGCTACTTCTTCGTCGACACGCACGCGCTCACGGACGCCTCGCCCCGTCCGCTCCATGGCCCCTACGCGCCCATCTTCACCGAGCCGGGCGTCGCCGCCTTCGCCCGCGATCCGGAGAGCAGCCAGCAGGTGTGGAGCACCGAGCACGGCTACCCCGGCGACCCCGTCTACCGCGAGTTCTATCGGGACATCGGCTGGGACCTGGACCAGGACTACATCCGGCCCTTCGTCCAGCCCACCGGCGACCGCAAGAACACCGGCTTCAAGTACTTCCGCATCACCGGCAAGACGAACGACAAGCAGCCCTACGACCCGGCCGCGGCCCGCGAGCGCGCCTGGGTGCACGCGAGCAACTTCCTGTTCAATCGCGAGCGCCAGTTCGAACACCTCGCGTCCCGCATGAACGGCCGCAAGCCGGTGGTCGTCGCGCCCTACGACGCCGAGCTCTTCGGCCACTGGTGGTTCGAAGGCCCGCACTTCATCGACGCCCTCATCCGTCAGGCCGCGCGCAACCCCAGCCGCCTCCAGTTGATCAGCCCTCTGGATGACCTGCGCGAGCACCCGGAGAACCAGGTGGCCACGCCGCCCCTGTCGTCCTGGGGCGCGGGCGGCTATGCGAACATGTGGCTGGACGGGACCAACGACTGGATCTACCGCCACCTGAACCACTGCGCGCGACAGATGGTGGAGCTGGCCCGGGACTTTCCCGACGCGCCGCCGCTGACGCGCCGGGCGCTGAATCAGGCCGCGCGCGAGCTGCTCCTCGCGCAGTCCTCCGACTGGGCCTTCATCATGAAGACCGGCACCATGGTGGACTACGCCGTGCGTCGCACGAAGGAGCATTTGCAACGCTTCCTCCGACTGCACGACCAGGTGCGCGCGGGCACGGTCGACGCGTCCTGGCTCTCCCACGTGGAGGGGCGGGACAACCTGTTCCCCGAGCTGGACTACCGGGTGTACCAGCCCGGTTGA